The following coding sequences lie in one Euhalothece natronophila Z-M001 genomic window:
- a CDS encoding IS630 family transposase, whose protein sequence is MQLKDARSLPPQAQQAIRKRAVMAVIENKRSQGEVAQEFGVTRTAVNQWVQRYRRGGETALKACKQGRREHPTLARSQVTTITRLIRDYSPEQLQLPFTLWTRQAVSQLIEQCWGITLSQTTIGRYLRRWGLSPQKPAKCAREQCPHQLQHWLTHEYPAIHKRAQQEGAEIHWGDEMGLRSDHQAGTCWSEVGKTPIVEGTGQRFSCNLISALTNRGTLRFQVFQGGFNSDVFLEFLRRLIRSRENKVFLIVDRHPVHRSRKVQQWVAQHQDELELFYLPPYSPERNPDEFLNQDIKSNAMRRQRPRNRNELMKRVRSYLYSLQKCPERISRYFWAQPVQYAGL, encoded by the coding sequence ATGCAATTAAAAGACGCTCGGAGTTTACCCCCTCAAGCTCAACAAGCAATCCGTAAAAGGGCGGTCATGGCAGTGATTGAGAACAAACGTTCTCAAGGAGAAGTGGCCCAAGAGTTTGGAGTTACTCGTACAGCAGTTAATCAGTGGGTGCAACGTTACCGTCGTGGGGGTGAGACAGCTCTCAAAGCTTGTAAACAAGGTCGTCGTGAGCATCCTACCTTGGCGCGATCGCAGGTAACGACAATTACTCGTCTCATTCGGGATTACAGCCCAGAACAACTACAACTGCCATTTACTCTCTGGACTCGACAAGCCGTATCTCAGCTCATTGAACAATGTTGGGGAATTACTCTTTCTCAAACGACGATTGGTCGTTATCTGCGTCGTTGGGGACTGTCTCCACAAAAGCCTGCCAAATGCGCTCGTGAGCAATGTCCTCACCAGCTTCAGCATTGGTTAACTCATGAATATCCAGCGATTCACAAGCGAGCACAGCAGGAAGGAGCTGAGATTCATTGGGGTGATGAAATGGGATTGCGTTCGGACCATCAAGCAGGGACTTGTTGGTCTGAGGTAGGGAAAACGCCAATTGTAGAAGGAACTGGGCAACGTTTCAGTTGCAACTTAATTTCCGCCCTGACCAATCGAGGAACCCTACGCTTTCAAGTATTTCAAGGGGGATTTAATAGCGATGTCTTTTTGGAATTTTTACGCCGATTAATTCGCTCCAGGGAAAACAAAGTTTTTTTGATTGTAGATCGCCACCCAGTACATCGCTCCCGTAAAGTTCAACAATGGGTAGCTCAACATCAGGATGAATTGGAACTGTTTTATCTTCCCCCCTACAGCCCAGAACGAAATCCCGATGAATTTCTCAATCAGGACATTAAAAGCAATGCTATGAGACGACAAAGACCCCGTAATCGTAATGAACTCATGAAAAGGGTTCGCTCTTATTTATACAGTCTTCAGAAATGTCCCGAACGTATTAGTCGTTATTTTTGGGCTCAGCCAGTTCAATATGCTGGCCTTTAG
- a CDS encoding TniB family NTP-binding protein, with translation MGKTNANTEAENVAQQLGNIDRVGADLKAEIERLRGRSLVQLEQVKKLHDWLEGKRHSRQSCRVVGESRTGKTMSCNAYRLRHKPTQEVGKPPSVPVVYIQPPQECPARELFRTIIEHLKYKMVKGTVGEIRSRSLQVLKRCGVEMLIIDEADRLKPKTFADVRDIFDQLGISVVLVETDHLDTVIKRDEQVYNRFRACYRFGKLSGKEFQETVDLWEKKVLQLPVASNLSSKSTLKILGEATGGYIGLLDMILREAAIRALQKGLGKIDKETLEEVAGEYR, from the coding sequence ATGGGAAAAACTAACGCAAATACAGAAGCAGAAAATGTTGCTCAACAATTAGGAAACATTGATCGCGTAGGTGCTGATCTAAAAGCAGAAATCGAACGTTTACGAGGACGGAGTTTAGTCCAATTGGAGCAAGTTAAAAAACTCCATGACTGGTTAGAAGGAAAGCGTCATTCTCGACAGTCTTGTCGGGTAGTTGGGGAATCAAGAACAGGAAAAACTATGTCCTGTAATGCCTATCGGTTGCGACATAAACCCACTCAGGAAGTTGGAAAACCCCCAAGTGTACCCGTTGTTTATATTCAGCCTCCTCAAGAATGCCCTGCAAGAGAGTTGTTTCGCACCATTATCGAACATCTGAAATACAAGATGGTAAAAGGAACAGTGGGGGAAATTCGTTCTCGAAGTTTGCAGGTGTTAAAACGTTGTGGCGTGGAAATGCTGATTATTGATGAAGCAGATCGCCTGAAACCAAAAACCTTTGCTGATGTTCGGGATATTTTTGATCAGTTGGGAATATCAGTGGTTTTAGTGGAAACCGATCACTTAGATACAGTTATCAAGCGAGATGAACAGGTTTATAATCGGTTTCGCGCTTGTTATCGTTTTGGAAAGCTATCAGGAAAAGAGTTTCAGGAAACAGTCGATCTTTGGGAAAAGAAAGTTTTGCAATTGCCTGTGGCTTCTAATTTAAGCAGTAAATCAACCCTGAAGATTCTAGGAGAAGCAACGGGAGGCTATATCGGTTTACTAGATATGATTCTACGAGAAGCAGCCATTCGAGCATTGCAGAAGGGATTAGGGAAGATCGATAAAGAAACTCTGGAAGAAGTGGCGGGAGAGTATCGTTGA